From Acidihalobacter aeolianus, a single genomic window includes:
- a CDS encoding ABC transporter substrate-binding protein, whose protein sequence is MLSKKLSKTVLAALAAGTLSMAAVSAHAECTTTIGGVMALTGSLGALGQQIGRGAQLAVSNINQAGGVNGCELKLALYDDQTQPSVGVDAAKKLVDISHVPVIVGALSSGVSMAILTSVTSSAHVVQISPASTSPSFTELAMEGKTGGYWFRTVPSDALQGTAMAMLAHQHHLKSVAVMYINNPYGSGLSGKFTEYFKKMGGKVTAEVPYNENQPSYRSEVNQALSGKPQALFLIGYPGDGTTVAREWVSAGGPMTFLLPDGLESQKFVDDVGAKYMKTVYGTAAGSEKTPSLGVFKADFKKKYGSFPTQAYMTNAYDAVMIAALAMESAKSDKAMAIRDNIRKVTGMGGTTIYAGIDGFKKAKKLLMEGKKIHYVGASGPLTFDQYGDVTAPMVVWTVKGGKVAQTGMIKVAAINKVLKKYAK, encoded by the coding sequence ATGTTGTCGAAGAAACTGTCGAAGACGGTACTGGCGGCGCTCGCTGCCGGCACCTTGTCGATGGCCGCCGTCTCCGCGCACGCGGAATGCACGACCACCATCGGTGGTGTGATGGCGCTGACCGGCTCGCTCGGTGCGCTCGGTCAGCAGATCGGACGCGGCGCGCAGCTTGCGGTGAGCAATATCAACCAGGCGGGCGGCGTCAACGGCTGCGAACTCAAGCTGGCCCTGTACGACGACCAGACGCAGCCTTCCGTGGGCGTCGACGCGGCCAAGAAACTGGTCGACATCAGCCACGTTCCGGTAATCGTCGGTGCGCTTTCCAGCGGCGTGAGCATGGCGATTCTGACCTCGGTGACGAGTTCGGCCCATGTGGTGCAGATCTCCCCCGCCTCGACCTCGCCTTCGTTCACCGAGCTGGCGATGGAAGGCAAGACCGGCGGTTACTGGTTCCGCACCGTGCCTTCCGATGCGCTGCAGGGTACCGCGATGGCCATGCTGGCCCATCAGCATCACCTCAAGAGCGTGGCGGTGATGTACATCAACAACCCCTACGGCAGCGGCCTGTCCGGCAAGTTCACCGAGTACTTCAAGAAGATGGGCGGCAAGGTCACCGCAGAGGTGCCCTACAACGAGAACCAGCCTTCCTACCGCTCCGAGGTGAATCAGGCGCTTTCCGGCAAGCCCCAGGCGCTTTTCCTGATCGGCTACCCGGGCGACGGCACGACGGTGGCGCGCGAATGGGTTTCCGCAGGCGGCCCGATGACCTTCCTGCTGCCCGACGGCCTGGAGTCGCAGAAGTTCGTGGACGACGTCGGCGCGAAATACATGAAGACGGTCTATGGTACGGCAGCCGGCTCGGAGAAAACCCCGTCCCTCGGCGTGTTCAAGGCGGACTTCAAGAAAAAGTACGGTAGCTTCCCGACTCAGGCCTACATGACCAATGCCTATGACGCGGTCATGATCGCCGCGCTGGCGATGGAATCCGCCAAGAGCGACAAGGCGATGGCCATTCGCGACAACATCCGCAAGGTCACCGGCATGGGCGGTACCACGATCTATGCCGGTATCGACGGTTTCAAGAAGGCCAAGAAGCTGCTCATGGAAGGCAAGAAGATTCACTACGTTGGCGCTTCCGGCCCACTCACCTTCGACCAGTACGGCGACGTGACTGCGCCGATGGTGGTGTGGACGGTGAAGGGCGGCAAGGTCGCGCAGACCGGGATGATCAAGGTCGCCGCGATCAACAAGGTGCTGAAGAAGTACGCAAAGTAG